The following are encoded together in the Macadamia integrifolia cultivar HAES 741 chromosome 10, SCU_Mint_v3, whole genome shotgun sequence genome:
- the LOC122092335 gene encoding piezo-type mechanosensitive ion channel homolog: MNISAILGSILKLLYSYLFCLFSEKRIATYLSAIGLKFLSTYRSCGTYIAFLTILITVYLVTPNYISFGYLFFLLFWIIGRQLVEKMRKRLWFPLKVYAIVVFIFIYSLSIFSSFETWLSRIINLYPNLGYNPQASLLENGWESLAVLIVMQLYSYERRQSRHNGLGDPHQLEHGSCSFLRRLSIWHGDKILYLSLFYASLSPISAFGFLYLLGLVTCSTLPKVSRVPSKLFLIYTGILVLTEYLFQMWGKLAEMCPGQRHSTLSLFLGFQLLKPGFWGLESGLRGKVLVIVACTLQYNVFRWLERMPSTLVNIGKWEEPCPLFISNEDKPPDISVYTEESSPSKSSPKRRAVTSNSWPSLSSGMFQGHPPVSSETEPQGSGTRKYSFEYIWGSSRESNKWNKKRILALRKERFDMQKDTLKIYLKFWIENLFNLFGLEINMIALLLVSFAVLNAISILYIVSLAACILLDRRVIRKFWSIFVFSFATVLTLEYLVIWKNLVPWNHDVPSETNMHCHDCWLCWRSSKLYFNYCKNCWLGFIVDDHRMLISYYVVFMLACFKLRSDKLYGFSGSRTYHQMISQHKNASVWRDLSFETKSLWTLLDYLRLYCYCHLLDLVLALILITGTLEYDILHLGYLGFALVFFRLRLEILKKKNKIFKFLRMYNFALIVLSLAYQSPFLGDFSAGKCETIDYVYEVIGFHKYDYGFRITSRSALVEIVIFMLVSLQSYMFASQEFDYVSRYLEAEQIGALVREQEKKAAWKTAQLQHIRKCEEQKHQRNLQVEKMKSEMLNLQIQLHSLNSTGNYDNAGPGNEGLRRRRTSSLSSNRGTATPENEEGFIRRQDLNNSTDSLFHFEMHDSPRSIKTESSRAAESAQNSMDEITELEEKGANSAFLDLGRREKGKGQAKGNPLKSAVQLIGNGVSRVQSFGNQAVTNLVSFLNIAQEDSDSNDYYSSAEDGLYDEIESQNIRLQSQNIRVERLDRTMSLQSGSEKTISEAASPQIGRIFRYIWSQIRSNNDFVCYCCFFLGFLWNFSLLSMVYLAALFLYALCVNTGPSYIFWIIMLIYTEVYILLQYLYQIIIQHCGLTIEWSLLQKLGFPCHKITSSFVVGTWPLFLVYLLTLLQSSITAKDGEWMSVTELKSFKRRVLYQEEVLVSSGWSGRVQRLLLPVKNVTRMIIRILCRYWKSLTQGAESPPYFVQLSMEVKSWPDDGIQPQRVESAVTKLLKNVHDERCKEKNPNSLHSASRVRVQSIERSQEDPNVALAVFEVVYASPLTDCPPKEWYKSLTPAADVAKEILTAQHLGLVEEIGFPYPILSVIGSGKREIDLYAYIFGADLTVFFLVAIFYQSVIKHNSQFLEVYQLEDQFPKEFVFILMILFFLTVLDRVIYLCSFATGKVLFYLSNLFLFTYSVTNYAWYMESSRLHAAGLALRAIYLTKAVSLALQAIQIRYGIPHKSTLYRQFLTSKVSQVYYLGFRLYRALPFLYELRCVLDWSCTTTSLTMYDWLKVI; encoded by the exons ATGAATATCAGTGCCATTCTGGGTTCTATATTAAAG TTGCTTTACtcatatttgttttgtttgttttcagAGAAAAGAATAGCAACGTATCTAAGTGCAATAGGGCTGAAATTTCTGTCTACATATCGCTCATGTGGAACTTACATTGCATTCCTCACCATTCTCATTACAGTATATCTGGTGACACCTAATTATATTTCTTTTGGGTACCTTTTCTTCCTTCTGTTCTGGATCATTGGGAGACAACTTGTGGAGAAGATGAGAAAGCGCCTATGGTTTCCCCTAAAAGTGTATGCAATTGTAGTGTTTATCTTCATTTATAGCTTGAGCATTTTCTCCAGCTTCGAGACATGGTTGTCTAGAATCATTAATCTCTATCCCAACTTGGGCTATAACCCACAAGCCTCATTATTGGAGAATGGTTGGGAATCCCTGGCTGTTTTAATTGTCATGCAACTTTATAGCTATGAAAGGAGACAGAGCAGGCACAATGGATTAGGTGATCCCCATCAATTGGAACATGGATCCTGCAGTTTTCTCAGAAGATTGTCAATTTGGCACGGTGATAAGATCTTATATCTTTCCTTGTTCTATGCATCGTTATCTCCAATCAGTGCATTTGGGTTTCTGTATCTTCTTGGCCTAGTCACCTGTTCAACTTTACCTAAAGTTTCTAGGGTTCCATCCAAGTTGTTCTTAATTTATACAGGAATCTTGGTATTAACTGAGTATCTTTTCCAGATGTGGGGTAAACTGGCTGAGATGTGTCCTGGTCAAAGGCACTCTACTTTGTCCCTTTTTCTGGGTTTTCAGCTACTTAAGCCTGGATTTTGGGGTCTGGAATCGGGATTGAGAGGGAAAGTTCTTGTGATAGTTGCTTGTACCCTTCAGTATAATGTCTTCCGTTGGCTAGAAAGGATGCCAAGCACTCTTGTAAATATAGGGAAATGGGAAGAGCCTTGCCCACTTTTCATCTCAAATGAAGACAAGCCACCAGATATTTCTGTTTATACCGAGGAAAGTAGCCCATCAAAGTCATCTCCAAAACGAAGGGCTGTAACAAGCAATTCATGGCCATCTTTGAGCTCTGGTATGTTTCAAGGACATCCTCCTGTGTCCTCTGAAACAGAGCCACAAGGTAGTGGCACCAGAAAATATTCATTTGAGTATATCTGGGGAAGTTCTAGAGAAAGTAATAAGTGGAATAAGAAGCGGATTCTTGCCTTGAGAAAGGAGAGGTTTGACATGCAGAAGGAtactttaaaaatatatttgaagTTTTGGATAGAGAACTTATTCAACCTCTTCGGCCTTGAGATTAACATGATTGCTTTGCTTCTTGTGAGCTTTGCTGTACTGAATGCCATCTCCATATTATATATTGTGTCCCTTGCAGCCTGTATCCTTTTGGACCGGCGTGTTATCCGTAAATTCTGGTCCATATTTGTTTTCTCATTTGCTACTGTTCTGACTCTTGAATACTTGGTTATATGGAAGAATCTAGTGCCTTGGAATCATGATGTTCCTAGTGAGACAAACATGCATTGTCATGACTGCTGGTTGTGCTGGAGAAGTTCGAAGCTTTATTTCAACTACTGCAAGAACTGTTGGTTAG gttttattGTTGATGATCATCGAATGCTTATCAGCTATTATGTGGTTTTCATGCTTGCATGTTTCAAACTCCGTTCTGATAAGTTATATGGCTTCTCCGGTTCACGGACATATCATCAAATGATATCTCAACATAAGAATGCATCAGTTTGGAGGGATCTCTCATTTGAAACTAAAAGCCTATGGACATTGCTAGACTATCTGAGGCTTTACTGCTATTGCCATTTATTGGATCTTGTTCTTGCTTTAATTCTAATAACTGGAACTCTTGAGTATGACATTCTGCACCTTGGTTACCTTGGTTTTGCTCTCGTATTTTTCCGATTGAGACTTGAGatactgaagaagaagaataaaatcttcaagttCTTGCGAATGTACAATTTTGCTCTTATTGTTCTTTCCCTAGCCTATCAATCTCCTTTTCTGGGGGACTTCAGTGCTGGGAAGTGTGAAACAATTGATTACGTATATGAGGTCATTGGATTTCACAAATATGATTATGGGTTTCGGATAACTTCAAGATCTGCACTAGTTGAGATTGTCATTTTTATGCTGGTATCTCTGCAATCATACATGTTTGCTTCCCAGGAATTTGATTATGTATCAAGATACCTTGAAGCGGAGCAGATTGGGGCCTTAGTCCGTgaacaagagaagaaagcaGCATGGAAGACAGCACAGTTGCAGCATATTCGTAAGTGTGAGGAACAAAAACACCAGCGCAACTTGCAAGTGGAGAAGATGAAGTCTGAGATGCTCAACCTGCAAATCCAGCTTCACAGTTTAAACTCCACTGGAAACTATGATAATGCTGGTCCTGGAAATGAGGGCCTCAGAAGAAGGAGAACTTCTTCTCTAAGCTCAAATAGAGGGACTGCAACCCCAGAGAATGAAGAAGGTTTTATCAGGAGGCAGGATCTGAATAACAGCACAGACTCACTATTCCATTTTGAAATGCATGATTCTCCTAGAAGTATAAAAACTGAAAGCTCTAGAGCAGCTGAGTCTGCTCAAAATTCAATGGATGAAATCACTGAACTTGAAGAAAAGGGTGCTAATAGTGCATTTTTGGATTTAGGcagaagagagaagggaaaaggccAAGCGAAGGGCAACCCATTAAAATCTGCAGTTCAGCTCATTGGTAATGGTGTTTCTCGAGTACAATCATTTGGAAATCAGGCAGTGACCAACCTTGTGAGCTTCTTGAACATAGCCCAAGAAGATTCAGATTCTAATGACTACTACTCCTCTGCAGAGGATGGTCTGTATGATGAGATAGAGAGCCAGAATATAAGGTTACAGAGCCAGAATATAAGGGTTGAGCGTTTGGATCGAACAATGTCCCTACAATCTGGAAGTGAGAAGACCATATCTGAAGCTGCAAGCCCACAAATAGGAAGAATCTTCCGTTACATATGGTCCCAGATTCGTTCTAACAATGATTTTGTGTGTTACTGTTGCTTTTTTCTTGGCTTCCTATGGAACTTCAGTTTGCTTTCGATGGTCTATCTTGCAGCTCTTTTCTTATATGCCCTATGTGTAAATACTGGCCCAAGttatattttttggattattatGCTAATCTACACAGAAGTCTATATCTTGCTTCAATACCTGTATCAAATCATCATCCAACACTGTGGGTTGACCATCGAGTGGAGCCTGCTGCAGAAATTAGGATTTCCATGTCATAAAATTACATCATCTTTTGTTGTCGGCACTTGGCCTCTCTTTTTGGTATATTTATTAACCCTCCTGCAGAGCTCAATAACTGCAAAAGATGGTGAATGGATGTCAGTTACAGAACTTAAATCTTTTAAGAGGAGAGTCCTTTACCAGGAAGAGGTTCTTGTGAGTTCTGGTTGGAGTGGTAGAGTTCAGCGGTTGCTTTTACCAGTAAAAAATGTCACAAGAATGATCATACGAATCTTATGTAGATATTGGAAATCACTGACACAAGGAGCAGAATCTCCTCCTTATTTTGTGCAGCTTTCAATGGAAGTTAAATCGTGGCCAGATGATGGGATTCAGCCACAGAGGGTTGAATCAGCAGTAACCAAGTTACTTAAGAATGTTCATGATGAGAGATGCAAGGAAAAGAACCCTAATTCTCTCCATTCTGCAAGCAGGGTTCGTGTTCAAAGCATTGAAAGAAGTCAAGAAGACCCAAACGTGGCCCTGGCTGTTTTTGAGGTGGTATATGCTTCCCCTTTGACAGACTGTCCCCCAAAGGAGTGGTATAAGTCTCTAACTCCTGCAGCCGATGTAGCAAAGGAAATTCTTACAGCTCAACATCTAGGGCTTGTTGAGGAGATAGGATTCCCTTACCCTATACTCTCTGTGATTGGCAGTGGAAAAAGAGAGATTGATCTTTATGCCTACATATTTGGTGCAGATTTGACAGTCTTCTTTTTGGTTGCCATTTTCTATCAATCTGTCATTAAACATAACAGCCAATTTCTTGAGGTGTATCAGCTTGAGGATCAATTCCCAAAAGAGTTTGTGTTTATATTGATG ATTCTATTTTTCTTGACTGTGCTTGATCGCGTTATTTACCTATGTTCATTTGCCACGGGAAAAGTTCTATTCTATCTTTCCAACCTCTTCCTCTTTACATACTCGGTCACAAACTATGCTTGGTACATGGAGTCTTCACGCCTACATGCCGCAGGATTAGCACTTCGGGCTATCTATCTCACAAAGGCAGTTTCTCTGGCACTACAGGCCATACAAATACGATATGGAATTCCTCATAAAAGCACTTTATATCGGCAGTTCTTGACGAGCAAAGTCTCACAGGTTTATTACTTGGGCTTTCGACTTTACCGTGCCCTGCCTTTCTTATATGAGTTGCGATGTGTACTTGACTGGTCATGCACGACCACATCTCTGACAATGTATGACTGGCTGAAGGTAATTTAA